CGTCCACCGCGGCCAGCATCCAGCGCAGCGTGAGGCTCTGCTTGCGGCGCTCGGTCGGCTCCACCGGCACCTGGTAGGTGCTCCCGCCCACGCGGCGGCTGCGGACCTCCACGCGCGGCTTGACGTTGTCGAAGGCCTGCTTGAAGACCTTCAGCGGCTCCTGGCCGGTGCGCTCCTGCACCAGGCGGCAGGCGCCGTAGAAGATGCGGCTAGCGAGGTTCTTCTTGCCGTCTTCCATGATGCGGTTGATCATCGCGCTGACCAGCACGTCCTGGTAGACCAGGTCAGGCTGGAGCTGGCGCACTTCTGCTCTGCGGCGACGTGCCATGTTGACTCCTTGAACACTAGAGGTTCTGCTGCATTGGCCTCACCCCTTCTCGGGAAGTGGCCTGGACCGCGCGGGGCGGCGGGGGCCAGTTCCTCCCCCGGCGCCGGACGCGGGGGATTACTTCTTCTTGGCGCCCGCGGCGGCAGCGCCCGCCTTGGGCTTCTTGGTGCCGTACTTGGAACGGCTCTTGTTGCGGTCCTTGACGCCCTGGGTGTCGAGGCTGCCGCGCACGATGTGGTAACGCACACCCGGGAGGTCCTTCACACGGCCACCGCGGATCAGCACGACGCTGTGCTCCTGGAGGTTGTGGCCTTCGCCGGGGATATACGCGGTCACTTCAAAGCCGCTGGAGAGCCGCACGCGGGCGATCTTGCGGAGCGCCGAGTTGGGCTTCTTGGGCGTGGTGGTCTTCACGACCGTGCAGACGCCGCGGCGGAAGGGGCTGCCCTTGAGCGCCGGAACCTTGCTCTTCTTCTGGAGGGTGGTGCGCCCCTTGCGGAGCAACTGTTGGGTGGTAGGCAGGGTGAATCACTCCTCGTCTTGGCAGATTTGCTGGGGGTCCCGCCCACACGGGGAAACACGGACAGGGGGGCGGGGTCGGGTTGGCAGTGAAGCCTGAGGTAATCAACGCATGTC
The window above is part of the Deinococcus metallilatus genome. Proteins encoded here:
- the rpsG gene encoding 30S ribosomal protein S7 translates to MARRRRAEVRQLQPDLVYQDVLVSAMINRIMEDGKKNLASRIFYGACRLVQERTGQEPLKVFKQAFDNVKPRVEVRSRRVGGSTYQVPVEPTERRKQSLTLRWMLAAVDGRPERTAIERLAGEIMDAAQGRGGAIKKKDDVERMAEANRAYAHYRW
- the rpsL gene encoding 30S ribosomal protein S12, with the protein product MPTTQQLLRKGRTTLQKKSKVPALKGSPFRRGVCTVVKTTTPKKPNSALRKIARVRLSSGFEVTAYIPGEGHNLQEHSVVLIRGGRVKDLPGVRYHIVRGSLDTQGVKDRNKSRSKYGTKKPKAGAAAAGAKKK